Below is a window of Sulfitobacter sp. BSw21498 DNA.
GTCCGGCCGCGCCTCGACCACGGTTTCGAGCACCTTTGGGTCACAGCGGATGAAATCGGGTGTGAGAATCTCGATCGTCGTGCCCGGCGACCGTTTGCGCACGGCGCGGATGGTTTGTGCGAAATGCTCTGCCCCGCCGTCTTCGATATCGTCGCGATCGACGCTGGTGATGACCACATGGTTCAGCCCTAATTTTGACACCGCATCGGCGACGCGCCCGGGCTCGAAGATATCAAGCGCTTCTGGCGGGCGCCCCGTGGCGATGTTGCAGAAGGTGCAGGCGCGGGTGCAAACCTCACCCATGATCATCATGGTGGCGTGGCCTTGCGACCAGCATTCGCCGACGTTAGGGCAGCCTGCTTCTTCGCAAACCGTGACCAGTTTGTTCTCGCGCATGATCTTGGCGGTATCTGCATACCCCTTGCCACCCGGTGCCTTTACCCGAATCCACGACGGCTTTTTTGGCTGTGGATTATCGGGGCGTCGGGCCTTTTCAGGGTGGCGCTGCTCGGGGATTTTCAGGTCTCGCATGATCAGGCTCCGTTGGGGATACGCCCCTTATGTAGTCGCTTCGCGCGGCGCATGAAAGAGGGAGTTCTCATGCGCAGGGCAGCCTTGCGTGTCGTCACGATTTGCAGCCCATTGGTCAGCCGATCATGGCGCTGCCGGGTCCAAGCGTTTCGACATAATGTTTGCGCAACCGCATAAGCGCAATGCGCAGCACAATTTTGCCAGATCGCGCAGACCAGCCAAGGCGTTTTTCAGCGGTCTCCAATCCCTCAAGGTAACAGCAGCACCGCAGCACAATGTCCGACAGTCCCGGCCCCAGATCTGCAAGCGCTGATCCGACGCGTGCCCGCGCCGCAGAGGGCGCACTGCCCTCAAACGAGACGCTGTCCCCCTGCCCGCCTGGTGCCAGAAACCGGTCCCAATTCTGGGTCACGGCCTCGCCCATTTGCGCCAGTTCGAAGTCTTCACGCAGGCGTTCGCCTGCCTGTACCAGATTATCGGACAGGAACGGCGCGCCGTGAGCATCGCGACGGCGGGCCAAGGCAGCCAAGGGGCTTTCCGCCAGCGTATAGCGCAATCGCCGCGCGTTCTTTTGGAGGGCTCCCGCAGGCGGTGGTGTCGCGGCGAAAGATGTCTGTTCCTCGTCAAACCCGGTCCCGAGTGCCTCTGGCGTCGCCTTTGCCAGCATATCCTCTAGCGCGTTCCGTCCCGCAGCTGTGATGTGATAGCGCAAGATGCGCCCTTCGCCATCGGTGGCGATCCAGCCGTTCAACGCCATCGCTTGGGCCACGCAGCGATCCACGACTGCCGTGCGCGTCTGCGCGCCCTCAGGCCCGCTGCGCACCACGACGCCTTTGTCCATCTCAGCAGCAACAGCAAGCAGGGCACCGGTTTCACATAAACGGCGCAAGATCCGCTGTGCTTCGCTGGTCAGGGTTTCATCATCGGGCATCATCGGTTGTGCACTGTTGTTCATCGCAACGGGCTCCTGCATGGGGTGGGTTTTACAGCGGCTGACCTGCCCCAGAACATCCAGAGCATCATCCGCCAGCGGATCGTCGCGCCGCGTTTCCAGCCGACGGATCTGGCGCAAAATCGTCGAGGCATGGCATTCCGCAGATCGCGCTAACGCCCGAATAGGGTGCCCCATCTCTATAT
It encodes the following:
- a CDS encoding DUF6456 domain-containing protein; the protein is MTQILNTRPDGTGLPGWVPDAARHYLSHIEMGHPIRALARSAECHASTILRQIRRLETRRDDPLADDALDVLGQVSRCKTHPMQEPVAMNNSAQPMMPDDETLTSEAQRILRRLCETGALLAVAAEMDKGVVVRSGPEGAQTRTAVVDRCVAQAMALNGWIATDGEGRILRYHITAAGRNALEDMLAKATPEALGTGFDEEQTSFAATPPPAGALQKNARRLRYTLAESPLAALARRRDAHGAPFLSDNLVQAGERLREDFELAQMGEAVTQNWDRFLAPGGQGDSVSFEGSAPSAARARVGSALADLGPGLSDIVLRCCCYLEGLETAEKRLGWSARSGKIVLRIALMRLRKHYVETLGPGSAMIG
- the lipA gene encoding lipoyl synthase, whose product is MRDLKIPEQRHPEKARRPDNPQPKKPSWIRVKAPGGKGYADTAKIMRENKLVTVCEEAGCPNVGECWSQGHATMMIMGEVCTRACTFCNIATGRPPEALDIFEPGRVADAVSKLGLNHVVITSVDRDDIEDGGAEHFAQTIRAVRKRSPGTTIEILTPDFIRCDPKVLETVVEARPDVFNHNLETVPGLYPEVRPGARYFHSLRLLQRVKELDPTMFTKSGIMVGLGENRQSVMQVMEDMRAADIDFLTIGQYLQPTPKHHAVDRFVHPDEFAAYEKSAYGKGFLMVSATPLTRSSYHAGDDFARLQAARLAKLG